The following are encoded in a window of Pseudomonas sp. St316 genomic DNA:
- a CDS encoding MBL fold metallo-hydrolase — protein sequence MKVTQIRNATLIIEYAGTRFLIDPLLAKKGAYPGFEGTANSHLSNPTVALPVSIEEILNVDAVIVTHTHPDHWDEAAKALVPKQLPIFVQNEEDRALILSQGFGDVRLIKGAQFNGVSLAQTAGQHGTDGAMAAMGEILGQVCGVMFSHSDEKTLYLAGDTIWNQYVQDTLRQFEPEVVILNAGDAQVIGLGSIIMGKHDVYEVFQAAPQATLIATHMESVNHAVLTRKELREFSMEKGMTDRLLIPEDGETCSL from the coding sequence GTGAAAGTCACCCAGATACGTAACGCAACGTTGATTATCGAATACGCAGGGACTCGGTTTCTCATCGACCCTTTGCTTGCAAAGAAAGGAGCCTATCCAGGGTTTGAAGGGACGGCTAATAGCCATTTATCCAACCCTACGGTGGCATTGCCGGTGTCGATTGAAGAAATCCTGAACGTTGACGCTGTCATCGTGACCCATACCCATCCCGATCATTGGGACGAAGCAGCTAAAGCCTTGGTACCCAAGCAACTGCCGATTTTTGTTCAGAATGAAGAAGATCGCGCGTTGATCCTGTCCCAGGGTTTCGGCGATGTTCGCCTGATCAAAGGGGCGCAATTTAATGGAGTATCGCTGGCCCAGACCGCAGGCCAACACGGCACCGACGGCGCAATGGCGGCCATGGGCGAGATTCTTGGCCAGGTGTGCGGGGTAATGTTCAGCCATTCAGATGAGAAAACCCTGTATCTCGCTGGCGACACGATCTGGAATCAATACGTCCAGGACACGCTGCGGCAGTTTGAGCCCGAGGTTGTCATTCTAAACGCCGGGGATGCCCAAGTGATCGGGCTCGGCTCCATCATCATGGGTAAGCACGACGTCTACGAAGTTTTCCAGGCAGCGCCTCAGGCGACGCTTATCGCTACCCATATGGAGTCTGTAAACCATGCGGTGCTGACGCGTAAAGAGCTTCGTGAGTTCTCGATGGAGAAGGGCATGACTGATCGCTTGCTTATTCCCGAAGACGGCGAGACTTGCAGTCTCTGA
- the catA gene encoding catechol 1,2-dioxygenase: MTVKISQTAEIQKFFEDAAGLKNAAGSARLKSIVLRVLNDTARIIEDLEISEDEFWKAVDYINRLGGRSEAGLLVAGLGIEHFLDLLQDAKDAQVGLTGGTPRTIEGPLYVAGAPISEGEVRMDDGSEEGTATVLFLEGQVFDTQGHPLAGATVDLWHANTKGTYSFFDQGQSEYNLRRRIITDAQGRYRARSIVPSGYGCDPQGPTQECLDGLGRHGQRPAHVHFFISAPGHRHLTTQINLSGDKYLWDDFAYATRDGLVGEVAFKEDGARGVSGRYAELKFDFQLQHAVAPAAEQRSQRPRALQDA, from the coding sequence ATGACCGTGAAGATTTCACAGACCGCCGAGATTCAGAAGTTCTTTGAGGATGCCGCTGGGTTGAAAAATGCCGCGGGCAGCGCGCGCCTCAAAAGCATCGTACTGCGTGTACTGAACGATACCGCCCGGATTATCGAAGATCTTGAGATCTCCGAGGATGAGTTCTGGAAAGCGGTTGACTATATCAACCGTTTGGGCGGCCGCAGTGAGGCCGGGTTACTGGTCGCAGGCCTTGGTATTGAGCATTTCCTGGATTTGCTTCAAGACGCCAAGGACGCGCAGGTTGGATTGACGGGCGGTACGCCGCGTACCATCGAGGGCCCTCTTTACGTTGCCGGTGCGCCCATAAGCGAAGGCGAAGTCCGTATGGACGATGGCAGCGAGGAGGGGACCGCCACCGTGTTGTTCCTTGAAGGCCAAGTGTTCGATACGCAGGGTCATCCACTGGCGGGTGCCACAGTAGATTTGTGGCACGCCAATACCAAGGGCACGTATTCATTTTTCGATCAGGGCCAGTCTGAGTACAACTTGCGTCGTCGCATCATTACCGATGCGCAGGGGCGCTACCGTGCGCGCAGTATCGTGCCCTCCGGCTATGGTTGCGATCCGCAGGGCCCGACCCAGGAATGCCTGGACGGGCTCGGTCGTCACGGCCAACGCCCCGCGCATGTGCACTTCTTCATTTCGGCTCCAGGACACCGGCACCTGACTACTCAGATCAACCTTTCAGGAGACAAGTACCTCTGGGATGACTTTGCATACGCCACCCGCGATGGATTGGTTGGCGAGGTGGCATTCAAGGAGGATGGCGCACGAGGTGTCTCGGGGCGGTACGCTGAACTCAAGTTTGACTTCCAACTGCAGCACGCTGTTGCCCCAGCCGCTGAGCAACGCAGTCAGCGCCCACGGGCCCTCCAGGATGCTTGA
- a CDS encoding benzoate/H(+) symporter BenE family transporter, whose amino-acid sequence MKSVLRDSSLSALVAGIIATLISYAGPLVLVFHAAQSASLSQEILSSWIWAISIGSAVIGALLSLYYRVPIVIAWSIPGSALLVTALPQMTINQAVGAFIVANAILLLIGVSGAFDRIIARLPGSIAAGMQAGILFSFGIEVFRVLPEQPTLVLSMFIAYILMRRVWPRYAVLTVLLVGAAVTMFGGHLRTEAVVFGLATAQWIAPQFSATVILNLALPLVVVSLTGQFMPGMAVLRNAGFNTPASPIISVSAIGAMLLAPFACHGLNLAAVTASLCTGREAHEDPRRRYVAALSGSATYLLFGTAGATLVSLFAAFPRALIAALAGLALYGAISDALVRSLSEPKELDAGLFTFLVTASGVSFCGFSAPFWGLIFGLAVHFLKRPECKKLLVKGKTDS is encoded by the coding sequence ATGAAAAGTGTGCTCAGAGATTCTTCGCTATCGGCTTTGGTGGCGGGGATCATTGCAACGTTGATTTCTTATGCCGGCCCGCTTGTGTTGGTTTTTCATGCCGCACAGAGTGCGTCACTTTCACAAGAAATTCTTTCATCCTGGATATGGGCGATCTCGATTGGCAGTGCTGTCATCGGGGCTTTGCTCAGCTTGTATTATCGCGTGCCGATCGTTATTGCCTGGTCCATTCCCGGTTCGGCGCTGCTCGTTACGGCGTTGCCGCAAATGACCATCAATCAAGCGGTGGGGGCGTTTATAGTCGCCAATGCCATCCTTCTGCTGATTGGCGTTAGCGGTGCTTTCGATCGGATCATCGCTCGCTTGCCGGGCTCGATCGCGGCGGGCATGCAAGCTGGCATTCTTTTTTCGTTCGGCATCGAGGTGTTTCGGGTGCTACCGGAGCAGCCAACCTTGGTCCTGTCGATGTTTATTGCGTACATCCTGATGCGCAGAGTCTGGCCACGTTATGCCGTGTTGACAGTCTTGCTGGTCGGTGCGGCCGTCACGATGTTTGGTGGGCACTTGCGAACCGAAGCGGTAGTGTTTGGCTTGGCCACTGCTCAGTGGATCGCTCCTCAGTTTTCTGCCACGGTCATTCTGAATTTGGCGTTGCCGTTGGTTGTGGTGTCGCTGACGGGCCAGTTCATGCCTGGCATGGCGGTTTTGCGCAACGCAGGGTTCAACACGCCGGCCAGTCCCATTATCAGTGTCAGTGCAATTGGCGCGATGCTGTTGGCGCCCTTTGCCTGTCATGGTCTGAACCTGGCGGCAGTTACGGCGAGCCTTTGTACCGGCCGCGAAGCTCACGAGGATCCACGGCGGCGCTATGTCGCTGCACTTTCCGGGAGCGCAACCTATCTGTTGTTTGGTACAGCGGGTGCCACGCTGGTTTCCTTGTTTGCAGCGTTTCCTCGAGCGTTGATCGCAGCACTTGCAGGCTTGGCGTTGTACGGCGCGATCAGCGACGCATTGGTACGCAGCTTGAGTGAGCCTAAAGAACTCGACGCAGGACTCTTCACTTTTCTCGTTACTGCTTCTGGGGTGTCTTTTTGTGGATTCTCCGCCCCTTTTTGGGGGCTGATTTTTGGTTTGGCCGTTCATTTTCTGAAGCGTCCAGAATGTAAAAAACTTTTGGTTAAAGGGAAAACCGACAGCTAG
- a CDS encoding ester cyclase — MSVEANKELVRNFYAAIQREDYAAAASYCHEHFVFYTQVDTPIPGTAGFIQSEKKNFDAFEGFTFKIQSLLAEGDQVAAYMMFDGRQTGMLEGIEPKGARVRFSLMMLLKVADGKIIEKRAHFDQMDIRKQLVATE, encoded by the coding sequence ATGTCGGTCGAAGCGAACAAAGAACTGGTGCGAAATTTTTATGCCGCTATTCAACGTGAGGATTATGCGGCTGCGGCGAGTTACTGCCATGAGCATTTTGTTTTCTATACTCAAGTAGACACTCCTATTCCAGGCACAGCAGGATTTATCCAGTCAGAGAAAAAGAATTTCGATGCTTTCGAAGGCTTCACTTTCAAGATCCAATCACTGCTCGCCGAGGGCGATCAGGTGGCGGCATACATGATGTTCGATGGCCGGCAAACCGGGATGCTTGAAGGGATTGAGCCGAAAGGGGCCAGAGTACGATTTTCGTTGATGATGCTCCTGAAAGTCGCCGATGGAAAAATCATTGAAAAGCGCGCTCACTTTGACCAAATGGACATTCGTAAGCAGCTGGTCGCAACTGAGTGA
- a CDS encoding TetR/AcrR family transcriptional regulator: protein MSRPQAFNTQEALHKAMVVFWRKGYEATSITDLLGATGLSKSSLYATFGGKRELFIMAFDAYRRDRTKDMHRALQAGPARQSIESFFRSLFADIGDLGESRGCMSINQAVEMAAHDLDVRQRVMEDFQLIEEALEQVIERGQEDGALGSQRSARELARLLVLAFPGLQVMARAGYTKEALDSALHLLLSNLDS, encoded by the coding sequence ATGTCCAGACCCCAGGCATTCAATACGCAAGAAGCTTTACACAAGGCAATGGTCGTGTTCTGGCGTAAAGGTTACGAGGCTACTTCGATAACTGATCTTCTCGGCGCCACGGGGCTGAGCAAAAGCAGCTTGTACGCAACATTTGGCGGTAAGCGCGAGTTGTTCATCATGGCATTCGACGCCTATCGTCGTGATCGAACTAAAGACATGCATAGAGCCTTGCAGGCGGGCCCTGCGCGTCAGTCTATCGAGTCCTTCTTCCGTTCTCTCTTCGCTGACATTGGTGACCTGGGCGAATCCCGTGGCTGCATGAGCATCAACCAAGCTGTGGAGATGGCGGCGCATGACCTTGATGTTCGTCAGAGGGTCATGGAGGACTTTCAGCTCATTGAGGAGGCATTGGAGCAAGTGATTGAACGAGGGCAAGAAGATGGGGCATTGGGTAGTCAGAGGAGTGCCCGAGAATTAGCCCGTCTCCTGGTATTGGCTTTTCCTGGATTGCAAGTCATGGCACGCGCCGGATACACAAAAGAAGCGTTGGACAGTGCACTGCATCTGTTGCTGTCGAATTTGGATTCTTAA